The following is a genomic window from Oscillospiraceae bacterium.
CCAAAGAATACGGCGTGAAAACCACCGTTAGCATGAATCCCGTGATGATTGACGGAACGGGTATGTGCGGCGGTTGCCGATTAACCGTTGGTGGCGAAACTAAGTTTGCCTGCGTAGACGGTCCCGATTTTGACGGCCACCTGGTAGATTTTGACGAAGCAATTCAGCGTTCCCGTATGTATCACGGATTTGAACGTCACCGTCACGAAGAAAGCTGTAATCTCTTTAAGGGGGTAAACTAAGATGCCGAATATGTCTTTACAAAAAAATCCCATGCCTCATCAGGAGGCGGATATCCGCAATAAAAATTTCTCTGAAGTAGCTTTGGGTTACACCTTAGAACAGGCGAAAGACGAAGCAGAGCGTTGCCTGGGCTGTAAACATAAACCCTGTGTGGGCGGATGCCCCGTTGCGATTGATATTCCTGCTTTTATCCAAAAGATTAAGGAAGAAGACTTAGAAGGTGCTTATCAGATTTTAAATCAATCCACCTCTTTACCTGCAGTATGCGGACGTGTTTGCCCTCAGGAAGTGCAGTGCGAAGCAAAATGTGTTCGTGGCATCAAAGGAGAACCTGTTGCTATCGGCAGATTGGAACGTTTTGTAGCAGACTGGCACCGTGAACACAGCAAAGAAGAACACATTGACACCAAATCCAACGGCAAAAAAGTTGCCGTGATCGGCTCCGGTCCTGCAGGTCTTACCTGTGCAGGGGACTTGGCAAAAGAGGGCTATGATGTCACCGTGTTTGAAGCATTGCATGTTGCAGGCGGTGTGTTGGTATACGGTATTCCCGAATTCCGTCTGCCCAAAGCCATTGTGCAGGCTGAAATTGAAAAATTAAAACAGATTGGCGTAAAAATTGAAACCAATGTAGTGGTTGGCAAAACCTTAGCGGTTGACGAATTGTTTGACGAGGGGTTTGATGCCGTGTTTATCGGATCCGGTGCAGGTCTTCCCAGATTTATGAAGATTCCCGGCGAAAATTTAAACGGTGTGTATTCCGCCAATGAATTCTTAACCCGTGTGAACTTAATGAAAGCCTATCGTGAGGATTCCAAAACTCCCGTTCTGCACGCGAAAAACGTGGCAGTGGTAGGCGGTGGTAACGTTGCAATGGATGCTGCCCGTTGTGCAAAACGTTTGGGTGCGGAAAACGTGTATATTGTATACCGTCGTTCTTTAGACGAAATGCCTGCCAGAAAAGAAGAAGTGGAACACGCTATGGAAGAAGGTATCCACTTTAAAGTGCTTTGTAACCCCAAAGAAATTTTGGGTGACGAAAATAAATTTGTTTCCGGCATGAAATGCGTGGAAATGGAGCTGGGTGAACCGGATGAATCCGGCAGAAGACGTCCCGTTGAAAAGAAAGACAGCGAATTTGTACTCCCCGTGGATGCGGTGATTATGTCTATCGGTACTTCTCCCAATCCGCTGATTAAGAGTA
Proteins encoded in this region:
- the gltA gene encoding NADPH-dependent glutamate synthase translates to MPNMSLQKNPMPHQEADIRNKNFSEVALGYTLEQAKDEAERCLGCKHKPCVGGCPVAIDIPAFIQKIKEEDLEGAYQILNQSTSLPAVCGRVCPQEVQCEAKCVRGIKGEPVAIGRLERFVADWHREHSKEEHIDTKSNGKKVAVIGSGPAGLTCAGDLAKEGYDVTVFEALHVAGGVLVYGIPEFRLPKAIVQAEIEKLKQIGVKIETNVVVGKTLAVDELFDEGFDAVFIGSGAGLPRFMKIPGENLNGVYSANEFLTRVNLMKAYREDSKTPVLHAKNVAVVGGGNVAMDAARCAKRLGAENVYIVYRRSLDEMPARKEEVEHAMEEGIHFKVLCNPKEILGDENKFVSGMKCVEMELGEPDESGRRRPVEKKDSEFVLPVDAVIMSIGTSPNPLIKSTTQGLETNSHGCIVTDDNGKTSREAVYAGGDAVTGAATVILAMGAGKTAAKSIKEYLESK